Proteins encoded together in one Planctopirus ephydatiae window:
- a CDS encoding STAS domain-containing protein: MLTKPNSYQLVLENGQLILRLLPGLTEAPWSEIEQAGFEAVSEVQKLSKPQVVVDLTQLSYIGSSQVALVIRVWKAVKVQDGALVVATSNSTVREVLALSGLDRVWKLVETSQEAQAALGRRDIQPTLDNDQSDASPLPAYALLAACVVGILGLIAYGMDAIAPGRILLVTGGVMALAAGVWGLLTTFGTLRLFAGSGVSAGIVLVLISFILPQPKAEFRRKESEGQEATAGAQAASPVPAKVGKPKVNPPKNELPNIQPAPTEPSAAVNATNEPPKATAPTDAADSGLASPATKSPAPTPATEPAGSITPRSSLKDL; the protein is encoded by the coding sequence ATGCTGACAAAGCCAAACAGTTATCAACTCGTGCTTGAGAATGGACAACTCATCCTCAGACTGCTGCCGGGACTCACGGAAGCTCCGTGGTCCGAAATTGAGCAGGCTGGATTTGAAGCCGTTTCAGAAGTTCAAAAGTTGTCCAAACCCCAGGTTGTCGTCGATCTCACACAGCTCAGTTACATTGGCAGTTCTCAGGTCGCTCTGGTGATCCGCGTCTGGAAGGCTGTCAAAGTTCAGGATGGAGCACTGGTCGTAGCGACATCGAACAGTACTGTACGGGAAGTGCTGGCACTTTCAGGGCTCGACCGCGTCTGGAAGCTTGTCGAAACCTCTCAGGAGGCTCAGGCCGCACTCGGCCGTCGAGACATTCAACCGACCCTCGATAATGATCAGAGTGATGCCTCCCCCCTCCCGGCCTATGCACTGCTGGCGGCCTGTGTCGTGGGAATTCTGGGTCTCATTGCTTACGGGATGGATGCGATTGCACCAGGGAGAATCTTGTTGGTTACCGGTGGTGTCATGGCACTTGCTGCCGGCGTCTGGGGATTGTTGACCACCTTTGGCACGTTGCGGTTGTTTGCCGGGAGTGGAGTCTCAGCCGGGATTGTACTCGTTTTGATCTCCTTCATTTTGCCACAGCCCAAAGCCGAATTTCGCCGCAAGGAGTCCGAGGGTCAAGAGGCAACTGCGGGCGCTCAGGCTGCTTCGCCGGTTCCAGCCAAAGTGGGAAAACCTAAGGTCAATCCTCCCAAGAACGAACTCCCCAACATTCAACCGGCTCCAACAGAGCCATCGGCTGCCGTGAATGCCACAAACGAACCACCCAAAGCGACCGCACCGACAGATGCTGCTGATTCAGGACTTGCATCGCCTGCAACCAAATCTCCAGCTCCCACGCCGGCAACAGAACCAGCAGGATCCATTACTCCTCGCTCCTCGCTCAAAGACCTTTAA
- a CDS encoding WD40 repeat domain-containing protein, producing MSADLLNHNVSGTYVSTVSETQGPGATGGIRTMLQGVVAWGRELLMIGFVFAGIVCLGSGMTQSTDSESPVAASSTSESGVIRLFPMESENAVWIVRAHGPIRLVAISSGEVLRSFDISSQCYPTFTASPDGETYLSVSELGNNSVLYRSIGEANALNLRETFGSQWPADFSFAPDNEKLLITMSSGQVIERSLDDISCPQGGNLSESALMAKYSPDGSRIVIAGTDGSLTILDAKTKACLRHEICVTDRAISLAWSQRNTVAAGYLNGTVVCLSEDASQLPVKEKIASDQICSLAFSPDGSVIAAGGFDKNCQLLNADTLEQIRVLRGHTGAVRQVCFVHNGERLLTGGLDGSIKVWRASGSTPIYELN from the coding sequence ATGTCTGCCGACTTACTGAACCACAATGTTTCAGGTACCTATGTATCAACTGTCTCTGAGACTCAAGGTCCTGGAGCAACCGGCGGAATTCGGACCATGCTGCAAGGTGTGGTGGCCTGGGGCCGAGAGTTGCTCATGATCGGCTTTGTTTTCGCAGGAATTGTGTGCCTTGGTTCGGGCATGACTCAATCGACAGATTCAGAGAGTCCCGTCGCTGCCTCAAGCACCAGTGAATCGGGAGTGATTCGCCTCTTTCCGATGGAAAGTGAAAACGCAGTCTGGATTGTGCGTGCCCATGGCCCAATTCGCCTTGTAGCAATTTCATCGGGAGAAGTTCTTCGGTCCTTCGACATCTCTTCCCAGTGCTATCCCACATTCACGGCCTCTCCGGATGGAGAGACTTACCTCTCGGTTTCCGAATTGGGTAATAACTCCGTGCTGTACCGTTCGATTGGTGAAGCCAATGCCCTCAATCTGCGAGAAACTTTTGGCAGCCAATGGCCTGCTGATTTCTCTTTTGCTCCTGACAACGAAAAGCTGCTGATCACGATGTCATCGGGTCAAGTGATCGAAAGGTCGCTGGATGACATCTCCTGCCCACAAGGTGGCAACCTCAGTGAATCGGCTTTAATGGCCAAATACAGCCCGGATGGATCGCGTATCGTGATTGCCGGTACCGATGGAAGCCTCACGATCCTTGATGCCAAGACCAAAGCCTGTCTGCGGCATGAGATCTGTGTGACCGATCGGGCGATCAGCCTGGCCTGGAGCCAGCGAAACACTGTGGCTGCTGGTTATCTGAACGGGACGGTGGTCTGTCTTTCCGAAGATGCCAGCCAGCTTCCTGTTAAAGAAAAGATTGCTTCAGACCAGATTTGCTCGCTGGCCTTCAGTCCGGATGGATCGGTGATTGCAGCAGGTGGATTTGACAAGAATTGCCAGTTGCTGAATGCCGACACTTTGGAACAGATTCGAGTCCTGAGAGGTCATACCGGGGCTGTGCGGCAAGTCTGTTTTGTCCACAACGGAGAACGCCTGCTGACTGGCGGACTTGATGGGAGTATCAAAGTCTGGCGAGCGAGCGGTTCCACGCCAATCTATGAACTCAATTAG
- a CDS encoding cation:proton antiporter domain-containing protein, translating to MPSIIFGLALSVASTVVLARVLADFRELHTNTGRIAMGWLVVEDLFTVVALVVLSTVLAAKADLAGATIAAFMTFVRTRFLHNLPELEHFGAARIFVDEAAIGLALATSILKDLGATGDQLDRERDRVEREFSNIKQSTTASQVSAETPVVPPQDSPAT from the coding sequence GTGCCTTCCATCATTTTTGGCCTGGCACTCAGCGTGGCCAGTACTGTGGTTCTGGCACGTGTGCTGGCCGATTTCCGTGAGCTTCATACCAATACCGGCCGCATCGCCATGGGCTGGCTGGTCGTCGAAGATCTGTTCACGGTCGTGGCCCTCGTCGTCCTGTCCACAGTTCTTGCTGCCAAAGCCGATCTGGCGGGTGCCACCATTGCGGCATTCATGACCTTCGTGCGCACACGCTTTCTGCATAATCTTCCCGAACTGGAGCATTTTGGTGCCGCCAGAATTTTTGTCGATGAAGCCGCCATTGGTCTGGCATTGGCAACATCAATACTCAAAGACCTCGGCGCAACCGGTGACCAACTCGATCGAGAGCGTGATCGGGTTGAGCGAGAGTTCTCCAATATCAAGCAGTCAACCACCGCCAGCCAGGTTTCGGCAGAAACTCCCGTGGTACCTCCACAGGATTCACCGGCAACATAA
- the trpE gene encoding anthranilate synthase component I yields MSSSSSPQTDLAPDGSGTGHAVHYPNWDLFQELASQGLEKNRTTAEQANAEGKPFAVMVPVYRQLFSDTLTPVSAYSRIRSSTCSFLFESVVGGEQVGRYSFSGANPFLTISASGESVVIETDPSRTMESPRSYTSQDPLGELEALLGRYPGVHLPELPRFIGGAVGYAGYDTVRYVEHLPNAPHDDRQLPDLVFSIYDLMVIFDHIQKTVLVVAHVPVYGKVSLADYESACERIDLLVEKLSQPDQLAIADVKPLGPVSEGYTSNFSQAGFEEIVEKAKEYIRSGDIFQVVLSQRLTRRSKASPLDIYRALRVVNPSPFMFLLETADSQLIGASPEIMVRVEEGETTIRPLAGTRRRGRTIEEDRALEVELLADEKELAEHIMLVDLARNDVGRVAAFGTIRLSDMMRVERYSHVMHITSNVSGQLAEGRTPLDALRSGLPAGTVSGAPKVRAMQIIDELEPHRRGPYGGAVGYIDFSGNLDTCIALRTLVVKDGVVYLQAGAGIVADSVPALEYEETLNKAKALLRAIEVAEKQLTQ; encoded by the coding sequence ATGTCGTCGAGTTCTTCGCCTCAAACTGATTTGGCTCCTGATGGTTCTGGAACAGGACATGCCGTCCATTATCCGAATTGGGATCTTTTCCAGGAACTGGCCAGCCAGGGATTAGAAAAAAATCGGACCACGGCAGAGCAGGCCAACGCTGAGGGAAAACCATTCGCTGTGATGGTGCCGGTGTATCGCCAACTGTTCAGCGATACGCTCACGCCGGTGAGTGCCTATTCGCGAATTCGTTCCTCGACGTGTTCATTTCTGTTTGAGAGTGTCGTGGGAGGGGAACAGGTCGGTCGCTACAGCTTTTCCGGTGCGAATCCATTTCTGACGATCAGTGCTTCTGGTGAGTCGGTTGTCATCGAGACAGATCCTTCACGGACCATGGAATCACCGAGATCCTACACGTCTCAAGATCCGCTGGGAGAATTGGAAGCACTTCTGGGACGCTACCCTGGTGTCCATCTTCCGGAACTCCCGCGCTTTATTGGTGGTGCTGTGGGGTATGCCGGTTATGACACGGTGAGATATGTCGAGCATCTGCCCAATGCACCTCATGATGACCGGCAGCTCCCGGATCTGGTCTTTTCGATTTATGATCTGATGGTGATCTTTGACCACATTCAGAAGACAGTACTGGTCGTGGCTCATGTGCCGGTCTATGGCAAAGTGAGTCTGGCTGATTACGAAAGTGCCTGTGAAAGAATTGACCTGCTGGTCGAGAAGCTGTCGCAACCGGATCAACTTGCAATTGCCGACGTAAAACCCCTGGGGCCGGTGAGCGAAGGGTACACCTCAAATTTCTCTCAGGCAGGGTTCGAGGAAATTGTCGAGAAGGCCAAAGAATACATTCGTTCGGGCGATATCTTCCAAGTGGTTCTGAGCCAGCGCCTGACGCGTCGCAGCAAAGCTTCACCTTTGGATATCTACCGAGCATTGCGAGTGGTGAACCCCAGCCCGTTCATGTTTCTCTTAGAAACCGCCGATTCTCAACTGATTGGTGCTTCGCCAGAGATTATGGTGCGTGTCGAGGAGGGGGAGACAACCATCCGACCATTGGCCGGCACTCGACGAAGAGGCCGCACGATTGAAGAAGACCGGGCCCTCGAAGTTGAACTTCTCGCCGATGAAAAGGAACTGGCGGAGCATATCATGCTGGTTGATCTCGCTCGGAACGATGTGGGGCGAGTGGCGGCTTTTGGCACGATTCGCCTTTCGGATATGATGCGAGTGGAACGCTACAGCCATGTGATGCACATCACTTCGAATGTTTCTGGTCAATTGGCCGAAGGTAGAACACCACTGGATGCCCTAAGATCGGGGTTGCCGGCAGGGACCGTTTCTGGTGCACCCAAAGTGCGCGCCATGCAAATTATAGATGAACTGGAGCCTCATCGCCGCGGGCCTTATGGAGGTGCGGTCGGCTATATCGACTTTTCAGGCAATCTCGATACTTGCATCGCACTGCGAACACTGGTTGTTAAGGATGGCGTGGTTTATCTCCAGGCGGGTGCGGGGATAGTGGCTGACAGTGTTCCTGCTCTGGAATACGAAGAAACTCTCAACAAAGCCAAGGCTCTTTTGAGGGCCATTGAAGTTGCAGAGAAGCAACTGACTCAATAG
- a CDS encoding GspE/PulE family protein — protein sequence MAVVTETAGDSRQRALQQELRELVDVVGPAPLVDLLLERSFQLNATDIHLDPTPTGLRIRLRVDGLLHDIIELPGEITSQIISRLKLMAGMNITEKRLSQDGHISGATLRASRDIRVGSGPTIHGERLVLRLMPDETVFTKVEDLGLNAHQLQLINGALKKPYGLLLCVGPVGSGKSTTTYALLDQLNSPHRSIVTLEDPVERRIESINQIQIDPRINFNFADALRGVLRQDPDVVMVGEIRDAETAHIACRAGLTGVRVLSTLHANDTAATIDVLREFGIPPMFIADAVNCIVSQRLVRKVCTHSREIYHPDEAECRYLDISPDFADTVDLVRGVPAPVNFGTGYSGRSAVFEVLPIDARLRHAILSETPVTQLRQIAIDEGLITLEKAGLQKVREGITTLDEVHRVLLSSII from the coding sequence ATGGCCGTCGTCACGGAAACCGCAGGTGATTCTCGTCAACGAGCTCTTCAACAGGAACTACGGGAACTCGTAGACGTGGTGGGACCCGCTCCTTTAGTTGATCTGCTGCTCGAACGCAGCTTTCAGTTGAACGCGACAGATATTCATCTGGATCCAACTCCCACGGGCCTGAGAATTCGGCTGCGTGTCGATGGACTCCTGCACGACATTATTGAACTCCCAGGTGAAATCACTTCTCAGATTATCAGCCGTCTCAAGCTGATGGCTGGTATGAACATTACCGAAAAACGCCTCTCGCAAGACGGCCATATCAGTGGCGCCACGCTGAGAGCCTCGCGTGATATTCGTGTGGGGAGCGGGCCCACCATTCATGGTGAACGCCTCGTGCTGCGGTTGATGCCCGACGAAACCGTTTTTACCAAAGTGGAAGATCTTGGCTTAAACGCCCACCAGCTTCAATTGATCAATGGAGCACTCAAAAAGCCCTATGGTCTGCTCCTGTGTGTTGGCCCGGTCGGTAGTGGAAAAAGTACCACAACCTATGCGTTGCTCGATCAACTGAACTCGCCTCACCGCAGTATCGTCACACTGGAAGATCCTGTCGAACGGCGAATTGAATCGATCAATCAGATTCAGATCGATCCTCGCATTAACTTTAACTTTGCCGATGCCTTGCGTGGAGTGTTAAGGCAAGATCCCGACGTGGTGATGGTCGGTGAAATTCGTGATGCGGAAACAGCTCATATTGCCTGCCGTGCCGGTCTTACGGGTGTTCGCGTCCTCTCGACATTACATGCCAATGATACAGCCGCCACGATTGACGTGCTGAGGGAATTCGGCATTCCTCCGATGTTCATTGCCGACGCAGTGAACTGTATTGTCTCCCAGCGACTGGTTCGTAAAGTCTGCACGCATTCGCGAGAAATCTATCATCCCGACGAGGCAGAATGCCGCTATCTCGACATTTCTCCCGATTTCGCTGATACCGTCGATCTGGTTCGTGGAGTTCCTGCTCCCGTCAATTTTGGGACAGGCTATTCCGGACGTTCTGCGGTCTTTGAAGTCTTACCCATCGATGCCCGCCTGCGACATGCCATCCTTTCGGAAACACCTGTGACACAACTTCGCCAGATCGCCATTGACGAAGGGTTGATCACCCTCGAAAAAGCCGGTCTGCAGAAAGTTCGCGAAGGAATTACCACTCTCGATGAAGTCCATCGCGTGCTGCTGTCGTCGATCATCTAA
- a CDS encoding CBS domain-containing protein, producing the protein MPSPEHAPEDRPASKELAIEASVGSDLEHVVATSVPVIEQEPMGVPARTPVNVHDVLADPVTKHLVSASPILKADDTVQQSLTALRASNDVGRIVYFYVVDEDHRLLGVVASRRLLLSPPETIIRSIMSATVISIPSTATVLEACEYFTRYKLLAFPVVDEDQKILGAVDVDLYTAEIMEIDRRQDSDDLFQLIGVHLTEASQRNSRAAFLGRFPW; encoded by the coding sequence ATGCCATCGCCAGAACATGCGCCGGAAGATCGCCCCGCTTCAAAAGAGTTAGCCATCGAAGCGAGTGTTGGATCTGACCTGGAACATGTGGTGGCGACTTCTGTTCCTGTGATCGAACAAGAACCGATGGGTGTACCGGCACGTACACCGGTCAATGTCCATGATGTGCTTGCCGATCCCGTCACAAAGCATCTTGTCTCGGCTTCACCAATTCTCAAAGCCGACGACACGGTGCAGCAGTCGCTGACAGCCTTGCGGGCATCGAATGATGTCGGGCGGATCGTTTACTTCTATGTCGTGGATGAAGACCACCGGTTGCTGGGCGTGGTTGCCAGCCGCCGGCTGCTGCTTTCACCGCCAGAGACGATCATCCGCTCCATCATGTCTGCAACCGTCATTTCGATTCCCTCGACGGCCACTGTGCTCGAAGCCTGTGAATACTTTACTCGCTATAAACTGCTGGCGTTCCCTGTTGTCGATGAAGATCAGAAGATTCTCGGTGCAGTTGACGTTGATCTCTACACCGCTGAAATCATGGAAATAGATCGTCGGCAAGACAGTGACGATCTATTTCAGTTGATCGGTGTGCATCTGACAGAAGCCTCGCAGCGCAACTCGCGGGCGGCATTTCTAGGCCGGTTCCCGTGGTAA
- a CDS encoding cation:proton antiporter domain-containing protein: MFLKDLLLVFLCAGVVVYLFHRLKIPTVVGLLATGIVVGPYGLQVVDDVHRVELLAEIGVVVLLFTVGLEFSLSRVVKMATMMLQVGFPQVGFSLLAGTLACMATGIAWNSSVFAGMLVAMSSTAIVIKLLADRGELGTPHGRISVAVLLFQDLLVVVCVLVVPLLAAESGQHHSFLWDVSQGLAMVLAIIIVGRFAVPPLLYQIVQTRNRELFLICIFVICIGTAALTNMVDLSLPLGAFLAGLIIAESEYGHQTLAEVMPFRDTLSSLFFISVGMLLNINYLMTHGWSISLLLIAILLLKALTATVPSLLAGYSFRTAVLAGVSLAQIGEFSFVLAKSGLEVKLMTADQYQFFLAVSVLSMVATPLVLAGLPRLIDLIEQSPLVKSWQNSTPQKDDLIDELNGHVVIAGYGFNGRNLATVLKELKIPYVVLEMNPQTVRRERAQGQSIYYGDSGRESVLEHVHIEKAKALVVAINDPISARRTVQLARQMNPDLHIVVRTRYFTESFDLKRLGANSIISEEFETSLEIFAHVLREYHIPGNMINRLVANIRSDHYQAFRGQALGRTLLSFTPDGNLDAQFESCQLAPHSHAIGKTLGQLRLRNLTGVTIVAVKRKGQVVTNPAADMKLELGDVLVLLGQPEQFETAIELLELPAEGKEDRPA; encoded by the coding sequence GTGTTTCTGAAAGATCTTCTGTTAGTGTTTCTCTGCGCGGGCGTTGTCGTCTATCTCTTTCACCGGCTCAAAATTCCGACGGTGGTGGGATTGCTGGCGACTGGAATTGTCGTCGGCCCCTATGGTTTGCAGGTGGTTGATGATGTTCACCGGGTGGAACTTCTCGCCGAAATCGGGGTGGTGGTGCTGCTCTTTACCGTCGGTTTAGAGTTCTCACTTTCCCGTGTGGTCAAAATGGCCACGATGATGCTGCAGGTCGGATTTCCTCAAGTCGGGTTTTCATTACTGGCCGGGACGCTAGCCTGCATGGCGACCGGCATTGCCTGGAATTCATCGGTCTTTGCCGGGATGTTGGTGGCCATGTCTTCGACGGCCATTGTGATCAAGCTGCTGGCTGATCGGGGAGAGCTGGGAACGCCGCATGGGCGGATATCAGTTGCAGTGCTGCTGTTTCAAGACCTGCTGGTCGTTGTCTGTGTACTCGTTGTACCGCTTCTGGCTGCCGAATCGGGCCAGCATCATTCATTTCTATGGGATGTTTCCCAAGGTCTGGCGATGGTGCTGGCGATTATCATCGTCGGGCGGTTTGCTGTTCCCCCACTGCTTTATCAGATCGTCCAGACTCGCAACCGGGAACTCTTTCTCATCTGTATTTTTGTAATCTGTATTGGTACAGCCGCACTGACCAACATGGTCGATCTCTCTCTGCCACTCGGGGCATTTCTCGCGGGGCTGATTATTGCCGAATCGGAGTATGGTCATCAGACGCTCGCGGAAGTCATGCCATTTCGAGATACACTGAGCAGTCTGTTCTTTATCTCGGTCGGGATGTTGCTCAATATCAACTATCTAATGACCCATGGATGGTCGATTTCACTGTTACTAATAGCCATTCTGCTACTGAAGGCATTAACTGCGACAGTGCCTTCACTGCTGGCTGGATATTCATTCCGTACGGCAGTGCTCGCAGGGGTTTCGCTGGCGCAGATTGGTGAGTTCTCTTTCGTACTTGCTAAGAGCGGCCTCGAAGTCAAGCTGATGACTGCTGATCAATATCAGTTTTTTCTTGCCGTGTCCGTACTATCAATGGTTGCGACGCCTTTAGTCCTGGCTGGATTGCCTCGATTAATTGATCTGATTGAGCAATCGCCATTGGTTAAGTCGTGGCAGAATTCCACCCCTCAAAAAGATGATCTGATTGACGAACTTAACGGCCATGTCGTGATTGCTGGATATGGGTTTAATGGAAGGAATCTGGCGACGGTACTAAAAGAATTGAAAATTCCATATGTCGTGCTGGAAATGAATCCACAGACAGTCCGTCGCGAAAGGGCCCAGGGACAATCGATTTACTACGGTGATTCAGGCCGGGAATCTGTTCTGGAACATGTTCATATCGAGAAAGCTAAAGCACTGGTGGTGGCGATTAATGACCCGATCTCTGCACGCCGCACAGTTCAACTGGCCCGTCAGATGAATCCTGATCTGCATATCGTCGTGCGCACCCGCTACTTTACCGAATCGTTTGATTTGAAGAGGCTGGGTGCGAATAGCATTATTTCCGAAGAGTTTGAAACCTCACTCGAGATCTTTGCTCACGTTCTGCGGGAGTATCATATCCCCGGCAATATGATTAACCGTCTAGTGGCCAATATTCGCTCGGATCATTATCAGGCATTCCGAGGGCAGGCTCTGGGGCGGACACTCCTTTCCTTTACTCCCGATGGGAATCTCGACGCTCAATTTGAAAGCTGCCAACTCGCCCCGCATTCGCATGCGATCGGGAAGACGCTGGGGCAGCTCAGACTGCGAAACTTAACGGGGGTGACCATTGTGGCTGTCAAACGCAAAGGGCAGGTCGTGACTAATCCGGCTGCTGACATGAAATTGGAACTGGGTGATGTTCTCGTGCTCCTTGGCCAGCCGGAACAGTTTGAAACGGCCATTGAGTTGTTGGAACTTCCTGCCGAAGGAAAAGAAGACCGACCCGCCTGA
- the folE gene encoding GTP cyclohydrolase I FolE has product MADEYSDDDGDCIHGKATLPHGSGSAIDVLGDSSQTQLLTSCHSSALPPSPRETRAEPDLPRIQRAVREILSAIGENPDREGLQETPARVARMFAELTAGLRCDPARHLERVFPEQYDELVLVKDISFNSMCEHHLLPFMGVAHIGYLPRGKVVGLSKLARIVDEISHQPQVQERMTQQIADLMQSVLDPKGVIVVLEATHTCMTIRGIRKPGSLTITSAVRGLFKTNQASRAEVMSLMQQRRSV; this is encoded by the coding sequence ATGGCCGATGAATACTCTGATGACGACGGCGATTGCATTCATGGTAAAGCCACACTGCCGCATGGGTCGGGCTCCGCAATTGATGTTCTGGGGGATAGCAGCCAGACCCAACTCCTCACCAGCTGTCATTCTTCCGCTCTACCACCTTCGCCTCGCGAAACGAGAGCAGAGCCTGATTTGCCTCGAATTCAGCGGGCTGTCCGTGAGATTCTCTCTGCAATAGGCGAAAACCCTGATCGGGAAGGTCTCCAGGAAACCCCTGCCCGCGTGGCCCGTATGTTTGCCGAGTTAACAGCCGGCTTGCGCTGTGATCCCGCCAGACATCTCGAACGCGTTTTTCCCGAGCAGTATGACGAACTCGTGCTGGTTAAAGATATCAGCTTTAACAGCATGTGTGAGCATCATCTCTTGCCCTTTATGGGTGTGGCTCACATCGGTTATCTGCCTCGGGGAAAAGTTGTGGGCTTAAGTAAGCTCGCTCGCATTGTGGATGAGATTTCTCATCAACCACAGGTTCAGGAACGCATGACTCAGCAGATTGCCGATCTCATGCAAAGCGTGCTCGACCCCAAGGGTGTGATCGTTGTGCTGGAAGCAACTCACACCTGTATGACCATTCGCGGCATTCGCAAACCTGGCTCGTTGACGATCACCAGTGCTGTGCGTGGACTCTTCAAGACCAACCAGGCCAGCCGGGCCGAAGTGATGTCACTCATGCAGCAGCGAAGAAGTGTGTAG
- a CDS encoding magnesium transporter, giving the protein MLAAFIADAYDDVATLAVVAPFIALVTALAESVSIQSVSLALQALHGQHPTWAIFSRKAAFEVIVGALLGISCGFSVGVIAFLWKGSWAVSASLFLGIAVGVTASALVGLSIPFVLRLIRRDPQLASGPIALALSDVVTLLFYFNLGRWIL; this is encoded by the coding sequence ATGCTGGCTGCCTTTATTGCCGATGCCTACGACGACGTGGCGACTTTGGCAGTGGTGGCTCCGTTTATTGCTCTGGTCACTGCACTGGCTGAAAGCGTCAGTATCCAGTCGGTGAGTCTGGCACTGCAGGCGCTTCATGGTCAACATCCCACCTGGGCGATCTTTTCCCGTAAAGCGGCTTTTGAAGTGATCGTAGGTGCTCTGCTGGGAATCAGTTGCGGATTCTCTGTGGGAGTCATTGCCTTCCTCTGGAAGGGAAGCTGGGCGGTTTCTGCCAGTCTGTTTCTGGGAATCGCCGTTGGGGTTACCGCTTCGGCACTGGTGGGCCTGAGTATTCCCTTCGTGCTTCGATTGATTCGACGCGATCCTCAGTTGGCCTCCGGCCCGATTGCACTTGCATTAAGCGACGTGGTGACGTTGCTCTTCTACTTCAATCTCGGTCGCTGGATTCTTTAA
- a CDS encoding cation:proton antiporter domain-containing protein yields the protein MHHLDLIRTHTGGLTAALVLGYITNRLGLSPFVGYLLAGTCVGPATPGFVANAKPAEQTAEVAMILLMFGVGLHFHLADLLAVSKVALPGTLGQILISALLGTGLGLIVGWGACAFHHFWPGTQRGQYCGSGTCAGRFP from the coding sequence TTGCATCATCTTGATTTGATTCGCACTCACACGGGCGGCCTGACGGCAGCGCTGGTGCTTGGTTACATCACCAACCGACTTGGGTTATCGCCCTTTGTGGGCTACCTGCTGGCCGGGACTTGTGTCGGCCCTGCAACTCCCGGATTTGTCGCCAACGCCAAACCGGCTGAGCAAACGGCCGAAGTGGCAATGATTCTGCTCATGTTCGGTGTCGGGTTGCACTTTCATCTGGCTGATCTGCTCGCCGTTAGTAAAGTGGCACTTCCCGGAACGCTGGGACAGATTCTCATTTCTGCTCTACTCGGTACGGGATTAGGCCTGATTGTCGGCTGGGGGGCTTGTGCCTTCCATCATTTTTGGCCTGGCACTCAGCGTGGCCAGTACTGTGGTTCTGGCACGTGTGCTGGCCGATTTCCGTGA
- a CDS encoding ROK family protein, translating to MALPLPTQHDKPKVKPGESSLNTGLKTGLNTGLTLGPLEPGSGVSTPAAAMVSSRGLNASDPLTLTVDIGGTNIKALVLKNSGEIVRQRESLPTPSPATPPAVLSVIEMLAERLAPFDRVAIGFPGVVQKGVTRTAPNLSPAWKDFFLEGELEQRLKVPVRIANDADVQGFGAISGKGVELVLTLGTGMGSALFIDGILVPNLELPHHPFEQNATYEQRLGQAALERLGLEEWQASLLRAIALLRATFNFDCLYIGGGNARMLHEAGLPADVRLVQNILGLIGGLALWTRVQGTSLVRAPQAEGAHCLIVDSPASDSPFESTPGVG from the coding sequence TTGGCCTTACCTCTTCCGACACAGCATGACAAGCCGAAGGTGAAGCCGGGAGAGTCTTCTTTGAATACAGGTTTGAAAACTGGTTTGAATACAGGGCTCACTTTGGGCCCACTTGAACCGGGAAGCGGCGTCTCCACCCCAGCCGCCGCAATGGTGAGCAGTCGTGGCTTAAACGCCTCGGATCCATTGACGCTGACCGTCGATATCGGCGGTACAAACATCAAGGCTTTGGTTCTCAAAAACAGTGGTGAGATCGTTCGTCAGCGGGAATCATTGCCCACTCCGTCACCAGCAACACCACCGGCTGTACTGAGTGTGATCGAAATGCTCGCGGAGCGACTGGCTCCGTTTGACCGCGTGGCTATCGGCTTTCCGGGAGTTGTGCAAAAGGGTGTGACCAGGACGGCACCAAACTTATCGCCTGCCTGGAAAGACTTCTTTCTTGAAGGAGAACTCGAGCAGCGTTTGAAAGTTCCCGTTCGGATTGCCAACGATGCCGACGTGCAGGGGTTTGGCGCCATTTCCGGTAAAGGGGTTGAGCTGGTGCTCACGCTGGGGACAGGGATGGGGTCTGCTTTGTTCATCGACGGCATCCTGGTCCCTAATCTCGAATTACCGCATCATCCATTCGAGCAGAATGCCACGTATGAGCAGCGACTTGGCCAGGCTGCTCTGGAGCGTCTGGGGCTTGAGGAATGGCAGGCTTCCCTGTTGAGGGCGATCGCCTTGTTAAGAGCCACGTTTAACTTTGACTGTCTCTACATTGGTGGCGGGAATGCGCGCATGCTCCATGAAGCTGGGCTGCCGGCTGATGTCCGGTTGGTGCAGAATATTCTGGGGTTGATCGGCGGGCTGGCATTGTGGACTCGTGTACAAGGAACGTCGCTCGTTCGAGCACCACAGGCGGAAGGAGCCCATTGCCTGATTGTGGACTCCCCAGCGTCGGATTCCCCCTTCGAATCAACCCCCGGCGTGGGTTAG